Proteins encoded together in one Impatiens glandulifera chromosome 1, dImpGla2.1, whole genome shotgun sequence window:
- the LOC124922293 gene encoding E3 ubiquitin-protein ligase RHF2A-like: MTGYTHVFSSTEEEEVCPTCLEEYTPENPKIVTNCSHHFHLGCIYEWMERSESCPVQYVARCDGIRDILILEEFNIQPLAEILQMEKDHEIVTEASLYISCKAILYLYVKIVMSLPCFTCMLIHI, encoded by the exons ATGACAGGATACACGCATGTCTTCTCTAGTACTGAGGAAGAAGAAGTCTGCCCAACATGTCTTGAAG AATACACTCCGGAGAACCCTAAGATAGTTACAAACTGTTCCCACCATTTTCACCTTGGTTGCATCTATGAGTGGATGGAAAGAAGTGAAAGCTGTCCAGTCCAGTATGTGGCAAGGT GTGATGGAATTCGAGACATCTTGATACTTGAAGAATTTAACATTCAGCCACTAGCTGAAATTTTACAAATGGAGAAAGACCACGAAATTGTGACCGAGGCTTCCCTGTACATTTCCTGTAAAgctatattatatttatatgtaaaaattGTGATGAGTTTACCCTGTTTTACTTGTATGTTGATTCACATTTga